A stretch of Bradyrhizobium sp. AZCC 2262 DNA encodes these proteins:
- a CDS encoding MFS transporter produces the protein MLNKEVPSSQPSRVDVAKVIDEASFGGFHLRTALLLFAIMLLDGFDTQIIAFVAPAIGKELHIPPTSFGIIFSAGLFGAACGAFVLGRLADRIGRRVVLLACIFGFALATLACAYAKSYELLVALRVLGGIGLGGAMPNLFALASEYSPAKYRITVVTMTLWGIPLGGVLGGFLTAALIQDFGWPIAFWIGGVVPLFLLLIFYFVVPESVRFLTLQGRSPEVVARTLNKIVSGNQFAPTDKFVLQETKVSSARISDLFSREFRAGTVLLSLTLFFSFVIVFLLTSWIPLVLTNSGLPIERAVMGTVVFNISGIVGSLIVSWIVQRVNPLPIICGGYFIGACAVVAIGLVPAQATPLMICIFLGGFFIVGVHLSIVGYIAAFYPTQIRATGIGFTQSISRIGSFIGPMLGGLLISFNLSHDHLFQWIALPSVIAAITVFALEKSQSGKVA, from the coding sequence ATGTTGAATAAGGAAGTTCCTAGCAGCCAACCTTCCCGTGTAGATGTGGCAAAGGTAATCGACGAGGCAAGCTTTGGAGGATTCCATCTCCGGACTGCACTCCTGCTATTCGCGATTATGTTGCTTGACGGATTTGATACTCAAATCATTGCGTTTGTCGCTCCGGCCATTGGCAAGGAATTGCATATTCCTCCTACAAGTTTTGGAATTATCTTTTCGGCTGGCCTCTTTGGGGCGGCATGCGGGGCCTTCGTTCTAGGGAGGTTGGCCGACCGAATTGGCAGAAGAGTTGTCCTTCTTGCATGTATATTTGGATTTGCGCTCGCAACTCTCGCTTGCGCCTATGCGAAGTCGTACGAGCTTTTGGTTGCCTTGCGGGTATTGGGAGGGATCGGGTTGGGGGGGGCCATGCCAAACCTGTTTGCATTGGCTTCGGAATATTCGCCTGCCAAATACCGTATAACGGTTGTAACGATGACTTTATGGGGGATTCCGCTTGGCGGTGTTCTGGGCGGGTTCCTAACGGCTGCGCTTATTCAGGACTTTGGCTGGCCCATAGCTTTCTGGATTGGTGGTGTTGTGCCGCTCTTTTTGTTGCTGATTTTCTACTTCGTGGTGCCGGAATCGGTTCGATTCCTCACTCTTCAGGGGCGCTCTCCCGAAGTAGTCGCTCGGACCTTGAATAAAATCGTTTCGGGCAACCAGTTTGCACCGACGGACAAATTTGTGCTCCAGGAAACCAAGGTATCGTCCGCTCGAATATCGGATCTTTTTAGTCGTGAATTCAGGGCTGGAACGGTGCTTCTCAGTCTGACGCTGTTTTTCAGTTTCGTGATTGTTTTCCTGCTGACAAGCTGGATCCCGTTAGTGTTGACAAATTCGGGGCTGCCCATCGAGCGAGCGGTGATGGGTACCGTTGTCTTTAATATCTCGGGAATTGTCGGAAGCTTGATCGTGTCTTGGATTGTGCAGCGCGTGAACCCATTGCCGATCATATGTGGGGGTTACTTCATCGGTGCGTGTGCTGTCGTTGCGATTGGGCTCGTTCCTGCGCAGGCCACTCCTTTAATGATTTGCATTTTTCTTGGTGGCTTCTTTATTGTGGGAGTGCACCTTTCGATCGTTGGCTATATCGCCGCGTTTTATCCCACCCAAATTCGCGCCACGGGCATTGGATTTACGCAATCCATCAGCAGAATCGGCTCGTTCATCGGTCCAATGCTGGGTGGATTACTGATCTCATTCAACCTGTCGCACGATCATCTCTTTCAATGGATCGCTCTGCCTTCTGTGATTGCTGCGATAACGGTATTTGCGTTGGAAAAGAGTCAGTCCGGCAAGGTTGCCTAA
- a CDS encoding amidase family protein, with amino-acid sequence MSFKFGSGDAADRSTSELPSEVWRWDAKDVADQIRAGTISCSEVAASYLKRISQVNPKLNAIVHLDEERVLRAAKQADETLKRQGAVGPLHGVPVTIKLNVDVKGEATTNGVVANKALIAPEDSAVVTNLRRSGAIILGRTNVPSFSYRWFTENPLYGRTLNVWSDEITSGGSSGGAAVSVAAGMCPLAHGTDIAGSIRYPAYVCGVAGLRPTPGRVPAYSSTVSLRAFGLQTMSAQGPIARSVGDLRLSLKEMAQRDTRDPMWVDARLEYEDDDKPVRVALVDDMDGVVIAPEIRDALVRAAGWLSNAGYFVERVRPPSIVDVAQMWLSCARTEAETGMLAAVEATGDPIIMKSVHDLFGLAKPLDASGYVNLMKTRDVMRREWNELFARFPLVLMPTSCQLPFQWGEDLQGPNRYERMVSEQSPLMATAALSLPGLSVPVGLVNDIPVGVQLVAESFREFRMLAAGEVIERAASMPRSYDRIFDIK; translated from the coding sequence ATGAGTTTCAAGTTTGGATCAGGTGACGCGGCTGATCGTAGCACATCCGAGTTGCCGTCTGAGGTGTGGCGCTGGGATGCTAAGGACGTTGCTGATCAGATACGTGCTGGCACAATCTCATGCTCTGAAGTTGCCGCAAGCTATTTGAAACGTATCTCTCAGGTGAATCCGAAGTTGAACGCCATTGTTCATCTGGACGAGGAGCGCGTTCTCCGAGCTGCCAAGCAGGCTGACGAAACGCTAAAGCGTCAAGGCGCGGTCGGGCCGTTGCACGGTGTTCCAGTCACGATCAAGCTCAACGTTGATGTAAAAGGTGAGGCGACGACGAACGGAGTCGTTGCCAATAAGGCGCTTATCGCTCCCGAAGACAGCGCTGTGGTCACCAATCTTCGTAGGTCTGGAGCCATCATTCTGGGCCGTACCAATGTGCCATCTTTCTCGTACCGATGGTTTACGGAAAATCCGCTCTACGGGCGAACGCTTAACGTTTGGAGTGATGAGATTACAAGCGGTGGATCCAGTGGCGGCGCCGCGGTATCCGTTGCGGCCGGAATGTGCCCACTTGCACATGGCACCGATATCGCAGGGTCAATTCGCTATCCCGCCTATGTTTGTGGTGTGGCTGGCCTCAGACCGACACCGGGGCGAGTTCCGGCGTATTCATCGACGGTGTCGTTGCGTGCATTCGGTTTGCAGACGATGTCCGCGCAAGGACCGATTGCTCGATCCGTTGGTGATCTCCGTCTGTCGCTGAAGGAGATGGCGCAGCGGGATACGCGTGATCCCATGTGGGTCGATGCTCGGCTCGAATATGAAGATGACGACAAGCCGGTCCGAGTCGCTCTTGTTGACGATATGGACGGAGTTGTCATCGCACCTGAAATCAGGGATGCGCTGGTGCGGGCCGCTGGATGGCTTTCAAATGCCGGCTATTTTGTCGAACGCGTCCGCCCACCGTCGATCGTTGATGTAGCTCAGATGTGGCTTTCGTGTGCGAGAACGGAAGCAGAGACTGGCATGCTCGCGGCAGTCGAGGCGACAGGCGATCCGATCATCATGAAATCAGTTCATGATTTGTTTGGCTTGGCAAAACCTTTGGATGCTAGTGGATACGTGAATTTGATGAAGACGCGGGATGTGATGCGGCGTGAGTGGAATGAGTTATTTGCTCGCTTTCCATTAGTGCTGATGCCGACATCGTGTCAGCTTCCGTTTCAATGGGGTGAAGATTTGCAAGGGCCAAACCGATACGAACGGATGGTGTCGGAGCAGAGCCCTCTGATGGCAACGGCTGCACTTAGTCTTCCCGGCTTGAGTGTGCCGGTTGGACTTGTGAATGATATTCCGGTCGGCGTTCAACTCGTCGCTGAGAGTTTTAGGGAGTTTCGTATGCTGGCTGCTGGCGAGGTCATCGAGCGGGCAGCTTCCATGCCCAGGAGTTATGACCGGATCTTCGACATCAAGTGA
- a CDS encoding ABC transporter substrate-binding protein, with translation MSIAAVKGNAIGAVMASTLFVTSAMQDGPVKLGVLTDMSSLYADNGGQGSVVAAQMAVDDFKGKVLGRTVQVAGDHQNKADVGSMIVRRWLENEGVEEILDAPNSAVALAVQGIMRDKKRLFLATGAATSRLTGDQCSMTGIHWTYDTYALSQGTTRAISRLGAKTWFFLSADYSLGSQLEADSRKVIDATGGKVVGAVKHPINTSEFSSFLLQAQSSKAQRISISAGFNQQSAA, from the coding sequence ATGTCGATCGCAGCTGTCAAAGGCAATGCTATCGGGGCCGTCATGGCGTCGACACTGTTCGTGACGTCCGCGATGCAGGACGGTCCGGTCAAGCTCGGGGTCCTGACCGACATGTCCTCGCTTTACGCCGATAATGGCGGCCAGGGATCGGTGGTTGCGGCGCAGATGGCCGTTGACGACTTCAAGGGCAAGGTACTGGGTCGTACCGTTCAGGTTGCCGGCGACCATCAGAATAAGGCAGATGTGGGATCGATGATCGTGCGGCGTTGGCTGGAGAATGAGGGCGTCGAGGAGATCCTCGACGCGCCGAATTCCGCCGTTGCTTTGGCGGTGCAAGGCATCATGCGAGACAAGAAGAGGCTGTTTCTCGCCACAGGCGCCGCGACGTCTCGCCTGACCGGAGATCAATGCTCGATGACGGGCATTCACTGGACCTATGATACCTACGCACTGTCTCAGGGTACAACCAGGGCGATCTCGCGTCTCGGCGCAAAGACATGGTTCTTCCTCTCGGCCGATTACTCTCTCGGCTCGCAGCTTGAGGCCGATAGCCGCAAGGTCATCGACGCGACGGGCGGCAAGGTCGTCGGCGCAGTGAAGCATCCGATCAACACGTCTGAGTTCTCCTCGTTCCTGCTGCAGGCGCAATCCTCCAAGGCGCAGCGCATATCCATAAGTGCAGGATTCAACCAGCAGTCCGCTGCTTGA
- the gfa gene encoding S-(hydroxymethyl)glutathione synthase → MTAHIHPSVDNGIKKGSGHFAGGTLACKCKDRPVNVGIKGDVAHNHACGCTKCWKAAGAIFSVVAVVPRENVTVLENGDKLHVVDVSAAIQRHACKVCGTHMYGRIENKGHPFYGLDFIHPELFQEAGSAAPGFAAFVSSVIESGVAPSAMAGIRSRLKELGLEPYDCLSPALMDAIATHVAKSKAA, encoded by the coding sequence ATGACTGCTCATATTCATCCATCGGTTGACAACGGAATAAAGAAAGGCTCCGGGCACTTTGCCGGCGGAACCTTGGCCTGCAAATGCAAGGACAGACCGGTCAACGTCGGCATCAAGGGCGACGTCGCCCATAATCATGCCTGCGGCTGCACCAAGTGCTGGAAGGCCGCCGGCGCGATCTTCTCGGTGGTCGCGGTGGTGCCGCGCGAGAACGTGACCGTGCTCGAGAATGGCGACAAGCTGCACGTTGTCGACGTCTCGGCGGCGATTCAGCGCCACGCCTGCAAGGTCTGCGGCACGCATATGTATGGCCGCATCGAGAATAAAGGCCATCCCTTCTATGGCCTCGACTTCATCCACCCCGAACTTTTCCAGGAAGCCGGCTCGGCAGCCCCGGGGTTTGCCGCGTTTGTGTCGTCCGTAATCGAGTCTGGCGTCGCCCCATCGGCGATGGCGGGCATTCGATCGCGTCTCAAGGAACTCGGGCTTGAGCCTTATGATTGTTTGTCTCCGGCGCTGATGGATGCGATCGCGACCCACGTCGCGAAATCGAAGGCGGCCTGA
- a CDS encoding S-(hydroxymethyl)glutathione dehydrogenase/class III alcohol dehydrogenase codes for MRTRAAVAFEAKKPLEIVEIDLDGPRFGEVLVEIMATGICHTDAYTLDGFDSEGIFPSVLGHEGAGVVREIGPGVSSVKPGDHVIPLYTPECRQCKSCLSGKTNLCTAIRDTQGKGVMPDGTSRFSHKGKTIFHYMGCSTFSNFTVLPEIAVAKIREDAPFDKSCYIGCGVTTGIGAVVNTAKVTPGANVVVFGLGGIGLNVIQGARMVGADKIIGVDLNDAKEEWGRHFGMTHFVNPSKVGGDIVQHLVTLTDGGADYTFDCTGNTTVMRQALEACHRGWGVSVVIGVAESGKEIATRPFQLVTGRIWKGTAFGGARGRTDVPKIVDWYMNGKIQIDPMITHVLKLEEINKGFDLMHEGKSIRSVVIF; via the coding sequence ATGAGGACGCGCGCTGCCGTTGCGTTTGAAGCCAAGAAGCCGCTTGAGATTGTCGAGATCGACCTTGATGGGCCAAGGTTCGGTGAGGTTCTGGTGGAGATCATGGCAACAGGGATCTGCCATACTGATGCCTATACGCTCGATGGTTTCGACAGCGAAGGTATCTTTCCGTCCGTCCTGGGACATGAGGGCGCTGGAGTTGTCCGGGAGATCGGACCAGGAGTGAGCTCGGTCAAACCGGGTGATCACGTGATCCCGCTTTACACGCCCGAGTGCCGTCAGTGCAAGTCGTGCCTGTCGGGCAAGACCAATCTCTGCACCGCCATCCGTGATACGCAAGGTAAGGGAGTGATGCCGGACGGAACGTCGCGCTTCAGCCACAAGGGCAAGACGATCTTCCACTACATGGGCTGCTCGACGTTCTCCAATTTCACCGTCTTGCCGGAGATCGCAGTTGCCAAAATTCGTGAAGACGCGCCATTCGACAAGAGCTGCTACATCGGCTGCGGCGTCACCACGGGCATCGGCGCGGTGGTCAACACCGCCAAAGTCACGCCTGGCGCCAATGTAGTGGTGTTCGGGCTTGGCGGAATCGGACTTAACGTGATCCAGGGCGCCAGGATGGTGGGCGCCGACAAGATCATTGGGGTTGATCTCAACGACGCCAAGGAGGAATGGGGGCGCCACTTTGGCATGACGCATTTCGTTAATCCATCCAAAGTCGGTGGCGATATCGTTCAGCATCTGGTGACGCTTACCGATGGCGGCGCCGACTACACCTTCGACTGCACCGGCAACACGACCGTGATGCGCCAGGCACTCGAGGCGTGCCATCGCGGTTGGGGCGTCTCCGTCGTGATCGGCGTGGCGGAATCCGGCAAGGAAATCGCCACACGGCCGTTCCAGCTGGTGACCGGCCGGATCTGGAAGGGCACCGCGTTCGGCGGCGCGCGGGGCCGCACCGACGTGCCGAAGATCGTCGACTGGTACATGAACGGAAAGATCCAGATCGATCCGATGATCACCCATGTGCTCAAGCTGGAGGAGATCAACAAGGGATTCGATCTGATGCACGAAGGCAAGTCGATCCGCTCGGTCGTCATATTCTAA
- a CDS encoding LysR family transcriptional regulator — MQSWEGLDAFVAVAETGNFTRAASRLGVSISQVSREINRLEERLGTQLLVRNTRRVALTENGRLFEQRCRQLIDDREAAFDSVISGKDAIKGLIRLTCAVAYGERTITPIIGRFVAEHPEISVDMELTNRVLDLVADGVDLGVRIGEITDARLGRVQLGSRSLHVCAAPAYVERHGAPASSSDINAHACLLGTAQRWQFKTAGQENQIAPQGRWRCNSGFSVLDAAIQGLGLCQLPDFYVQDHLRDGTLVELLAEERPSDQAIWAVFPKRSPQPSRIAALIRFLQVNLSLSSEIRHVDDHNAAR, encoded by the coding sequence ATGCAGAGCTGGGAGGGTCTCGATGCCTTCGTGGCTGTCGCCGAAACTGGTAACTTTACCCGCGCGGCCAGCCGCCTCGGAGTATCGATCTCTCAGGTCAGCCGGGAAATAAATCGGCTTGAGGAGCGCCTAGGCACGCAGCTGTTGGTGCGCAATACCAGACGTGTTGCGCTGACGGAAAACGGACGCCTGTTTGAGCAGCGCTGCCGTCAACTAATCGATGACCGCGAAGCGGCCTTCGATTCCGTTATTTCCGGCAAGGATGCGATCAAGGGGCTGATCCGATTGACTTGCGCCGTAGCTTACGGCGAGCGAACAATCACCCCGATCATTGGACGATTCGTAGCCGAGCATCCCGAAATCAGCGTCGACATGGAGCTCACCAACCGTGTGCTCGATCTGGTCGCCGACGGCGTGGATCTCGGAGTGAGGATTGGGGAAATCACCGACGCTCGTCTTGGTCGGGTTCAACTTGGGTCAAGGTCGCTTCACGTGTGTGCAGCTCCTGCCTATGTGGAACGCCACGGCGCTCCCGCGAGTTCGTCGGACATAAACGCCCACGCATGCCTGCTTGGAACAGCCCAACGCTGGCAATTCAAGACCGCAGGACAGGAAAATCAAATCGCCCCGCAGGGACGGTGGCGCTGCAACAGCGGCTTTTCGGTGCTGGATGCCGCAATTCAAGGCCTGGGGCTCTGCCAGCTTCCCGATTTCTACGTGCAGGATCATCTACGCGACGGAACGCTGGTAGAGCTGCTTGCCGAAGAACGCCCTTCTGACCAGGCGATTTGGGCGGTTTTTCCGAAGCGATCGCCCCAGCCGTCGAGGATCGCCGCTTTGATCAGATTCTTGCAGGTGAATCTTTCCCTATCATCCGAGATCCGCCATGTCGATGATCACAATGCTGCGCGATGA
- a CDS encoding RES family NAD+ phosphorylase — protein sequence MIQGPDWRSFENSFETEAHFFSRTAASQLTSIFDGIGELQTRDGRPLVVDAGPGTDFHILYRARVFQSDDKLRAALGRPDIHLGSPPPPLAAANRMNARGISVFYGANNHNAVVAEVRPPVGSQVAVAQFEIVRNLRLLDLTALRDVRVTGSLADFGLAGRMESAVFLRSLSGHITRPTMPDDEPLGYVATQAIVDFLATEASAPIDGIIFPSVQAAGDVLNVILFHKAARVEPLNVPEGTEISASTGRWAEDGWVEDYEVLEKVPPLHGEIDKNESGWPESTAIAEAMPLNPGDDDWRDHSLRIVPESVVVHRVKRLDFATDEFGVKRHRRKQQDSINF from the coding sequence ATGATTCAAGGCCCGGATTGGCGCAGCTTCGAGAATTCATTCGAAACCGAGGCCCACTTTTTCAGTCGCACGGCAGCAAGTCAGCTTACATCAATCTTCGATGGTATTGGTGAGTTGCAAACGCGCGACGGTCGCCCACTCGTCGTGGATGCGGGTCCTGGAACGGATTTTCATATCCTCTATCGCGCTCGGGTCTTTCAATCTGACGACAAACTCAGAGCCGCCCTCGGCAGGCCGGACATCCACCTCGGCTCGCCGCCGCCCCCCTTGGCAGCGGCCAACCGAATGAACGCACGTGGCATCTCGGTCTTCTATGGTGCAAACAATCACAATGCGGTTGTTGCCGAGGTGCGGCCGCCTGTTGGTAGTCAGGTCGCGGTGGCCCAATTCGAAATCGTTAGGAATCTTCGACTGCTCGACTTGACCGCTCTTAGGGACGTCCGCGTCACTGGAAGCCTTGCCGATTTCGGGTTAGCTGGGAGAATGGAGAGCGCCGTGTTCCTGCGGTCGCTGAGTGGACATATCACGCGGCCGACAATGCCCGATGACGAACCGCTTGGATACGTCGCAACGCAGGCCATAGTCGATTTTCTTGCGACCGAGGCTTCGGCGCCGATTGACGGCATCATTTTTCCATCAGTGCAGGCCGCCGGAGACGTCCTCAATGTCATCCTTTTTCATAAGGCAGCCCGCGTCGAGCCCCTGAACGTTCCAGAGGGAACAGAGATCAGCGCGAGCACGGGCCGTTGGGCAGAGGATGGTTGGGTGGAAGATTACGAAGTGCTTGAGAAAGTTCCGCCTTTGCACGGGGAAATTGATAAGAACGAGTCGGGATGGCCGGAGTCTACCGCAATTGCGGAAGCAATGCCTCTTAATCCTGGGGATGACGATTGGCGCGACCATAGTTTGCGCATCGTGCCGGAAAGCGTGGTGGTGCATCGCGTAAAGCGCCTCGATTTCGCGACGGACGAATTTGGGGTGAAAAGGCACCGTCGGAAACAACAGGACAGCATCAATTTTTAG
- a CDS encoding HD domain-containing protein, with translation MADISGIKIPDSKIAREAAELVRQHESELLFNHSVRVFVFGAMKGIRQNLKFDSELLYVAALFHDLGLVDAYHTDTKRFEVDGADAAREFLRSHGIPDPKADLVWEAIALHTTPGIPQFMRPEIGLTNAGVLVDVVGIGYDEYTPEQRDQVIAALPRGDNFKRDFIQVQTCSALKKPLTTHGTVNSDYIQEHDHKFHMPNACILIRNAPWRS, from the coding sequence ATGGCTGACATTTCTGGCATCAAGATTCCCGATAGCAAGATCGCGCGCGAAGCCGCCGAGCTCGTACGACAGCATGAGTCTGAGCTGTTGTTCAACCACTCAGTTCGCGTTTTTGTCTTTGGTGCGATGAAAGGCATTCGCCAGAATCTAAAGTTCGACTCTGAACTTCTCTATGTCGCAGCGCTGTTTCACGACTTAGGGCTTGTCGATGCTTATCATACCGACACAAAGCGGTTTGAAGTCGATGGCGCCGACGCTGCGCGCGAATTCCTCCGCAGCCATGGCATTCCCGACCCGAAAGCGGACCTGGTGTGGGAAGCGATCGCGCTACATACCACGCCCGGCATCCCCCAATTTATGCGGCCCGAGATCGGTCTCACAAACGCGGGTGTCCTGGTGGACGTCGTCGGGATTGGATATGATGAATACACGCCAGAGCAACGCGACCAGGTCATCGCCGCCCTTCCCCGCGGTGATAATTTCAAAAGAGATTTTATCCAGGTTCAGACTTGCTCGGCCTTAAAGAAGCCTCTGACGACTCACGGCACCGTCAATTCCGACTACATCCAAGAACACGACCACAAATTTCACATGCCAAATGCATGCATTCTGATCCGCAACGCGCCTTGGCGTAGCTGA
- the pdxR gene encoding MocR-like pyridoxine biosynthesis transcription factor PdxR gives MTKPLNLPLDRSAKTPLTEQIRKGITAAIESGVLAPGVRLPSWLDLAAQLGVARGTVRSAYEKLSAAQLIVASRATGTHVADRLSTTVRQEVAPAPGAFMRMYQELTVGPAIFQMGVPAQETFPAKMFARIRSSAVRAELSAPALYPDPRGELELRREIAAYLAIARGIECSPSQIIITGGFSSGLGLALRVLGLEGQKVWVENPGFPFTRRGLELARLSLAPIPVDADGMDVDYGLNHASDAALVVVTPGQQAPLGFTLSLARRLRLLDWAAREGAWVVEDDYLSELQLKGRATPALASLDRAGRVIHIGSFSKTLTPALRLGFLVAPFQLASRFAEVSACLSPAPGPAVQLATAAFMRDGHYMRHLRRTKRVYAAQSDALLKFLRPRASDVSIAGLAVLLRLPDGAPDLSIARETLPFGLAPTPLSLWYASAASARPGLLLGIATSPQKRIEASCDRLIRIIDRLR, from the coding sequence ATGACCAAGCCACTGAACTTGCCGCTCGATCGGTCCGCGAAGACGCCACTGACTGAGCAGATCCGCAAAGGCATCACGGCCGCCATCGAGAGCGGCGTGCTCGCGCCGGGAGTGCGTCTGCCATCCTGGCTGGACCTGGCCGCCCAGCTTGGCGTCGCCCGAGGCACCGTTCGCTCGGCGTACGAAAAACTGTCTGCTGCCCAGCTCATCGTCGCCTCGCGCGCGACCGGAACCCATGTCGCGGATCGGCTTTCCACCACCGTTCGACAGGAAGTCGCGCCCGCTCCTGGCGCGTTCATGCGAATGTATCAAGAGCTCACCGTTGGGCCGGCGATTTTCCAGATGGGTGTGCCCGCGCAGGAAACCTTTCCCGCCAAAATGTTCGCCAGAATTCGCTCATCCGCCGTTCGCGCAGAATTGAGCGCGCCGGCCCTCTATCCGGACCCACGTGGCGAACTGGAACTGCGGCGGGAAATCGCCGCCTATCTGGCCATCGCGCGTGGCATCGAGTGTTCGCCGTCCCAAATCATCATCACCGGCGGCTTCAGCAGCGGCCTCGGACTGGCGCTTCGTGTGCTCGGACTTGAAGGGCAAAAAGTCTGGGTCGAGAATCCCGGCTTCCCGTTCACGCGGCGCGGCCTGGAGCTCGCAAGATTATCGCTCGCGCCGATACCGGTTGATGCGGATGGCATGGATGTCGATTACGGCCTCAACCATGCCTCGGATGCCGCGCTGGTTGTCGTAACGCCGGGGCAGCAGGCGCCGCTCGGGTTCACATTGTCGCTGGCGCGGCGTTTACGCCTACTCGACTGGGCCGCTCGGGAAGGGGCGTGGGTGGTCGAGGATGATTATCTGAGCGAGCTTCAGCTGAAGGGTCGGGCAACGCCTGCGCTTGCCTCGCTCGATCGCGCCGGGCGCGTCATTCACATCGGATCCTTCAGCAAGACACTGACCCCTGCCTTGCGCCTCGGCTTTCTCGTCGCTCCCTTCCAGCTGGCGAGCCGGTTTGCCGAAGTCTCAGCGTGCCTTTCGCCGGCGCCTGGGCCGGCGGTGCAACTCGCGACCGCGGCGTTCATGCGCGACGGCCACTACATGCGGCATCTCCGGCGCACCAAGCGCGTCTATGCAGCGCAAAGCGACGCGCTGCTGAAATTTCTTCGCCCACGCGCCAGCGACGTTTCGATTGCCGGATTGGCCGTGCTGCTGCGATTGCCGGACGGCGCTCCGGACCTCTCGATCGCCAGAGAGACGCTGCCGTTCGGATTGGCGCCCACGCCGCTGTCACTCTGGTATGCGTCGGCGGCTTCGGCGCGACCTGGTCTGTTGCTTGGCATCGCCACTTCTCCACAAAAGAGAATCGAGGCGTCCTGTGATCGGCTCATTCGGATCATCGATCGCCTTAGGTGA
- a CDS encoding alpha/beta hydrolase, translating to MTSAVDKSGVSRRDGIKIWSAFATVALAGGSQPVFAQNAKRTFVLVHGAWHGGWVWREVAVALRAAGHTVTTPTNTGLGERKHLLSDKVDLETHVEDIVSHIEMEDLRNIDLVGWSYGGMVTTGVLARIKDRIRSMIYLDAFVPEDGKALVDYADADTKALLDKSKMAGQPLPPIPFEAFGVKDPEVIKFAGPRLALQPWRTFYQPVSALKSRPDIPHTYVRALGFNPSPFIYFYEEMKKDPKVKTIELQGSHLCMLTEPKAVIDILLNTV from the coding sequence ATGACTAGTGCAGTCGACAAGAGTGGAGTGTCGCGCCGCGACGGCATCAAGATCTGGTCAGCCTTCGCAACGGTCGCCTTGGCTGGCGGATCTCAACCCGTCTTTGCGCAAAATGCCAAACGAACATTCGTTCTTGTGCATGGCGCTTGGCATGGAGGTTGGGTTTGGAGAGAGGTTGCAGTCGCGCTACGTGCAGCGGGTCATACGGTTACGACACCTACAAACACCGGTCTCGGCGAGCGCAAACATCTTCTGAGTGACAAGGTCGATCTTGAAACGCATGTAGAAGATATTGTCTCTCACATAGAGATGGAAGATCTCCGCAATATTGATCTTGTCGGCTGGAGCTACGGGGGCATGGTGACGACGGGAGTGCTCGCGCGAATTAAAGACAGAATTCGTTCGATGATCTATCTCGATGCCTTCGTTCCAGAAGACGGCAAAGCACTTGTCGACTATGCCGATGCTGATACCAAGGCTCTTCTTGACAAGAGCAAGATGGCAGGCCAGCCGTTACCACCCATCCCATTTGAGGCGTTCGGCGTCAAAGATCCCGAGGTCATCAAGTTTGCAGGACCAAGGCTCGCGCTCCAGCCGTGGCGGACCTTCTACCAGCCGGTGAGCGCGCTCAAGTCCAGGCCCGATATTCCTCACACTTACGTGCGTGCGCTCGGTTTCAATCCGTCGCCGTTTATCTATTTCTACGAGGAGATGAAAAAGGATCCAAAGGTCAAGACAATTGAGCTCCAGGGCAGTCACCTCTGCATGTTGACCGAGCCCAAAGCTGTGATCGACATTCTCCTCAATACAGTTTGA
- a CDS encoding RidA family protein: MEFDRMSANSPARPRYSPARRVPLGASGDLLFLSGVVCHDEDARDNIEIQTRRIFARIAQVLEEHGAALTSIIKTTSFLVDLADYDCFNRVRVETFKDCREPPASTAVGAGSLLGQGTRLEVEVVALVRPY, translated from the coding sequence ATGGAGTTCGATCGAATGTCAGCTAACAGCCCGGCTAGGCCTCGCTACTCGCCCGCCCGACGTGTCCCGCTTGGCGCCAGCGGAGATCTGCTTTTTTTGTCGGGTGTCGTCTGCCACGATGAAGATGCACGCGACAACATCGAAATACAAACTCGTCGAATCTTTGCCCGGATCGCTCAAGTACTTGAGGAACATGGGGCCGCGTTGACCAGCATTATCAAGACGACATCGTTCCTTGTGGATTTGGCAGATTACGATTGCTTTAATCGCGTCCGCGTCGAAACCTTCAAGGATTGCAGGGAGCCACCTGCGAGCACAGCCGTAGGTGCCGGCTCGTTGCTCGGCCAGGGCACGCGGTTAGAAGTGGAAGTTGTCGCATTGGTTCGTCCGTACTGA